The Armatimonadota bacterium genome contains the following window.
TTCTGCGCCATGCTACGCCCAATTATTGCAACTTTACGCTCAAACTTTGCGGCGGTGTTGAAGACTTGCTGTATACGGTGGATATTCGAGGCAAACGTGGCGATGATTATCTTTCCCTGCGCTTTGCTGAAAACCTGCTCAAACATCGCTCCGACAACGCGCTCGGAGGGAACATGCCCAGGCTTTTCGACATTAGTGCAGTCAGTGAGCAATACCAATACGCCCTCAGCGCCAATTCGTGCGAAGGCTGGGAAATCTGCCAATTTGCCATCAATTGGCGTCTGGTCGAACTTAAAATCCCCTGTGTGGACAATGGTACCTACTGGCAGTCTTATTGCAATTGCAAAACCATCCGGTATACTGTGGCTTACTCGGATAGTTTCTATATCAAACACTCCGATATTGAAGCGCTCTCCGGGCTCAACCTGGTGAAGTTCTGCAACGTCCGTAAGCTTAAACTCATCAAGCTTGGCTTGAACAAAGCCTAATGTTAACTTTGTCCCCCAAATTGGCACGTTTAATTGGCTAAGCACATAAGGAAGAGCCCCAATGTGGTCTTCGTGTCCGTGAGTCAGGACGATTCCCTGAACCCTATCTGCATTGTTGAGAAGATACGTAATGTCGGGGACGACGAGATCAACTCCGAGTAATTCATCGTCAGGGAACATCAGACCGCAGTCAACCAAAAGAATTTGGCCGCAATACTCGAATGCGACCATATTCTTGCCAATCTCACTAACGCCGCCTAAGGGAATTATGCGGACTACCTCTTGGTTTTCCATGTTTTTAAATACTACGAGGCCTGCTTACTGGGTTCTAGCGACTGCGGATTAAGCCACGAGAAATCATCAATTCTGCAATCTGAACTGCGTTTAGAGCTGCTCCCTTTCGGAGGTTATCCGCCACCACCCACATACTTAGCCCCGTTTCGATGAATGGGTCCTCGCGGATTCTGCCGACGTAAACTTCGTCCTTTCCTGACGCATCAATTGGCATCGGATAGGTGCGGCAATTTGGGTCGCTGTCGGTCGGATTAGGCTCATCAACGACAATTATTCCGGGGAAGGAGGCGAGAATTTCCCTAGCCTCATCTGCCGTGATTTTTTCTTCTGTCTCGACATAGACCGCTTCGGAATGGCCATTGAACACCGGAACGCGCACCGTGGTTGGAGTAATCTTTATTTCTTTATCGCCCAATATTTTATGGGTCTCAGCCACCATCTTCCATTCTTCACTTGTATAGCCATCGGGTCTGAAATTACCGATATGGGGGAACAAATTAAAACCTATTTGATAGGGATATACTGCTGGCGGGTCAATTTCCTTGCCTGCTACCAACTTCGTAGCTTGCTCATGTAGCTCCTTAATCGCATCGCGACCGGTGCCAGATACTGCTTGATAAGTGCTAACCACGACTCTTTTTACACGCGAGCGGTTGTATAAAGCTTTAAGTGGCAGCACCATCTGAATAGTTGAACAATTTGGATTGGCGATAACTCCCTGATGCCACTTTACGTCATCGGGATTGCATTCCGGCACGACTAGCGGAACGCGGTCGTCCATCCTAAATGTCGAGGAGTTGTCAATTACAACAGCTCCTCGACTTGCTGCCTCCCAAGCATAAAGCTTGCTTGCACCGCTCTCCCCTTCGGTTCCTGCAAAGAGAGCAATATCTACATCGTCAAATTCCTCTGGTATAGTCTCTTTAACCTCATATTGTTTTCCATTGATTTCCATTACTCTGGCAGAACGTGCTAGGAGCTTTAGCTTGTTTATGGGAAAATTCCGCTGCTCAAGCGTCTTTAGCATCTCCTGCCCAACAGCTCCGACGCCAACTACAGCAACGTTGAATCTTTCCATAGAGCAACAACCTTTCTTACAGAATTTTCTCTAACCCATAAATTACATGGGTAAGTCCAACAGCTCGCTTTATTGCGAGAAGAACACCCGGCATAAATGACTTCCGGTCTATTGAATCATGGCGGATTGTCAAGGTTTGACCAACTCCGCCAAAGATTACCTCTTGATGAGCAACCAACCCAGGCAATCTGACACTGTGAATATTCACCCCGTGAAACTCTGCCCCTCGTGCTGCATTATCGCCTTTGCAAGCATTGCCTTGAGAACGGACTTCAGATATCATCTGCGCTGTTTTAATCGCGGTTCCCGATGGCGCATCAAGCTTTTTGTCATGATGAAGTTCTATTATTTCTACTGCTGGCAGGTATTTTGCAGCTTCTGCAGCAAACTTCATCATCAGCACTGCTCCGATGGCAAAGTTTGGGGCGATAATTGCCCCAATTCCTTTCTTTTCCGCAAGTTCTTTAATTTCGGCCAGGTTCTCCTCCGTTATCCCCGTTGTGCCTACCACCGGAACAGCTCCCGCATTCATTGCTGTTCGAATATCAGACATCGCCGCTGAAGGGACACTGAAAACTACAGCGACGTCTGCTTGGACTGAATCAAGTGCTTCCGCCAAGCTTCCTTTTATTTCTACAGGGCAATCAATTGCGAGCAGTTCCGAGAGTGTTTTCCCTGTATATGCGGGGTCTGCAGCACCTACCAAAGTCATCTCTCGGGCTTCGCCGTAAACCGCCAATGCCGTCTCACGACCCATTCTTCCGCCTGCGCCTGATATTGCAACTCTTATTGGTTTATCCATTAGATATCAACCTCGCACATTAGTTAAACGGTCCAATTGCAGCTAAAGACATCGTCGAGTCATCGAACACCTCATTGGCTACCCGGATGATGTCAGCCATGGAAACACTCATTATAGAACCAATTATCTCCTCTAGCGGGATAATCCGACCTAGGTATAGCTCCGTCTTGCCCAACCGCATCATTCGACTGCTCATGCTTTCCTGGCCGAGAACAAGTGCTCCACGAATCTGATTTTTTGCTCTTTCCAATTCTTTATCCGTAAGGCCCGCTTCTCGAATGCTCACAAACTCTGATTTCACCAATCCCATAACCTCATCCAAACTCTGCATGCTTGTGCCTCCGTAGGCGGCGAACAATCCACTTTCCCTATAGGAAATGGAATATGAGCCGATAGAGTAAGCGAGCCCACGCTTCTCACGAATTTCCTGGAATAAGCGCGAACTCATTCCACCGCCAAGCACAGCATCTATAATTGCCAATGTGTACTTATCCTTTTCGCCGTGAGCAAATCCTCGAGTGCCGATACAAAAATGTACTTGCTCGGTCGTTTTTTGCGTTAGGTTTGACCGCGCGCAGAAAGTAGGTGCATCTTGATTAGTCTCAACCTTTTCGCCCGAAAGCGACCCAAAAATGTCAGCAACTCTGCCAACGAATTCTCTATGATTCAAGTTGCCTGCTGCCGCAATGACCATATTTTCGGGAATATAACGCTTGCCCATATAGGAAACTACGTCATCTCTGGTTAGTTTGCCAACTGTTTCCCTATCGCCGAGCACCGAACGACCAAGTGGATGTCCACCTAATATTGTCTGGGCAAAAATATCGTGCACCAGGTCATCGGGTGAGTCCTCGTGCCGCTTTATCTCTTCCAGAACAACATTCTTTTCTCTTTCGATTTCATCACAATCAAATATTGAGTTTAGTAGCATGTCGCCGATTACTTCAATAGCAATCGAAGTATGCTCGGCAAGCACCTTGGCAAAGTAACAGGTGTATTCCTTTTCGGTAAACGCATTCAGATGACCGCCAATAGAATCGAATTCGTCCGCAATCTGTTGAGCCGTGCGGTTTGTTGTTCCTTTGAATAGCATATGCTCAATGAAATGAGAGATACCTCTGTTTGAATCATCCTCATCTCTTGAGCCAGAACCTACCCACACGCCAACAGCTACTGACTGAACATGTGGTATAGTTTCAGTTACAACTCGAATACCATTCGGTAATATATCTTTATTAAACATTGCTACCCTTTTGAGAAATTATGGGGGAAGGGTGAATAAGTGGAATATGTACCCTTTCAATTTGCCCCCTGATATGCAAGCCGGCCGAAAAGCTGGCTCGTAAGCCACACTGCTTCGGCCGGTGCTTTTATTCGGCTTTTGACCGAGTTATCGTTTTGGTCTGAATTTCGCACGCGGAAATTCGTCGTCATCCAAAAAGCTTCGACCCTTATCTGACCTTATGTCTTTTTCTCTTCCCTTTTGTGGTTCCCGCAGCGTAGGAGCAACAAAACGCTCAGGCTTTGGCCCCTCGCCAGGTTGAACTACTCCTTTCCTTGTCAGACTTATCTTCCCTTGAGGCGTTGCTTCTATAACTTTCACAAGCACTTCGTCGCCTACGTGGAGCACATCCTCCACTCTTGCTATCCTCGCTGGGCCAATTTGCGATATATGCAACAAACCTTCTCTCCCGGGGAGTATCTCTACAAATGCACCAAAAGGAGTAATTCTCGTAACTTTGCCAGGGTAGGTTTCGCCAACTTTAACATCTCGCGCTATGTCGTCTATCATCTTCAAAGCGCGTTCGCCACCAGCCTTGTCTACAGCGGTTATGTAGACTCGGCCATCCTGCTCGATGTTTATGCTGGCGCCTGTTTCCGCTTCTATTTTTTTGATGATTTTACCGCCCGGGCCTATAACATCTCCTATTTTATCAGGATGTATCTCAATCATCAATACCCGTGGAGCATATGGGGAGAGCTCTTCTCGCGGCTTTGAAATTGTCTCAAGCATCTTATCAAGAATATAAAGCCGTCCAACTCTTGCTTGTTCAAGCGCGGCGCTTAGGACCTCTCTGGGTATACCGCTGATTTTGGTGTCCATTTGCAATGCAGTGACGCCAGTTGCTGTCCCTGCGACTTTGAAATCCATATCGCCAGCAAAATCTTCAAGGTCCATTATGTCGCTTAGTATGACATAGTTGGTGCCATCAGTCATTAGCCCCATTGCCACACCAGCTACGGGTGCTTTTATAGGCACTCCTGCATCCATCAAACTCAGCGTGCTTCCACAAACGCTTGCCATCGAAGTGGAACCGCTTGACTCCAAAACCTCAGAGGTGAGCAGAATTGCATAAGGGAAATCTTCCTCCGACGGAATCATTGGCGCCAATGCCTTCTCTGCTAGTTGTCCGTGGCCAATTTCCCGTCTTCCGGGTCCTCGCAACGGCCGCGTTTCTCCAACGCTGAAAGGAGGGAAATTGTAGAAGTGCATGTAGCGCTTTGTGCCATCCTCTTCAAGGCTATCTACAATCTGCGCTTCGTCTAACGATCCAAGCGTAACAGTTGTAAGCACTTGGGTTTGCCCGCGCGTGAACAATCCCGAACCATGCACTCTCGGAAGCAAGCCTACCTGGGCGCTGATGGGGCGAATTTCATCTGGCCGCCTGCCATCCATGCGAATCCGTTCGTTAATAATAAGACTCCGAAACTCTCTCTTTATTATCTTGTCAACAGCTTCGGCAACCTCAATTTCACGTTCTGGATAGTCAGCTATCAAGCTCTCGATTAACTCAGCTCTCAAATCATCTAGAATATCTGCGCGCTCTGCTTTGCCTAATTTCTTTGCAGGAAGCTCGTGGATTACTTGCCAGACCTTTTCAGAAACTTTTGTGTCTACATCTTGGAAAAGTTCCGAATCAAGTTCAAAAAGCGGAACTTCAGCTTTGGGCTGGCCGATTCGTCGGACAAGCTCATTTTGAATTCCAACTATCTGCTTTATGTGCTCATGCGCAATGTCAACTCCGGCAAGTATTTCTTCTTCGGGCACCTGGTTGGCATCGGCATCTACCGTTGTGACGGCGTCAAATGTTCCAGCAACTACAAGATT
Protein-coding sequences here:
- a CDS encoding aspartate-semialdehyde dehydrogenase; its protein translation is MERFNVAVVGVGAVGQEMLKTLEQRNFPINKLKLLARSARVMEINGKQYEVKETIPEEFDDVDIALFAGTEGESGASKLYAWEAASRGAVVIDNSSTFRMDDRVPLVVPECNPDDVKWHQGVIANPNCSTIQMVLPLKALYNRSRVKRVVVSTYQAVSGTGRDAIKELHEQATKLVAGKEIDPPAVYPYQIGFNLFPHIGNFRPDGYTSEEWKMVAETHKILGDKEIKITPTTVRVPVFNGHSEAVYVETEEKITADEAREILASFPGIIVVDEPNPTDSDPNCRTYPMPIDASGKDEVYVGRIREDPFIETGLSMWVVADNLRKGAALNAVQIAELMISRGLIRSR
- the dapB gene encoding 4-hydroxy-tetrahydrodipicolinate reductase codes for the protein MDKPIRVAISGAGGRMGRETALAVYGEAREMTLVGAADPAYTGKTLSELLAIDCPVEIKGSLAEALDSVQADVAVVFSVPSAAMSDIRTAMNAGAVPVVGTTGITEENLAEIKELAEKKGIGAIIAPNFAIGAVLMMKFAAEAAKYLPAVEIIELHHDKKLDAPSGTAIKTAQMISEVRSQGNACKGDNAARGAEFHGVNIHSVRLPGLVAHQEVIFGGVGQTLTIRHDSIDRKSFMPGVLLAIKRAVGLTHVIYGLEKIL
- a CDS encoding pitrilysin family protein, with amino-acid sequence MFNKDILPNGIRVVTETIPHVQSVAVGVWVGSGSRDEDDSNRGISHFIEHMLFKGTTNRTAQQIADEFDSIGGHLNAFTEKEYTCYFAKVLAEHTSIAIEVIGDMLLNSIFDCDEIEREKNVVLEEIKRHEDSPDDLVHDIFAQTILGGHPLGRSVLGDRETVGKLTRDDVVSYMGKRYIPENMVIAAAGNLNHREFVGRVADIFGSLSGEKVETNQDAPTFCARSNLTQKTTEQVHFCIGTRGFAHGEKDKYTLAIIDAVLGGGMSSRLFQEIREKRGLAYSIGSYSISYRESGLFAAYGGTSMQSLDEVMGLVKSEFVSIREAGLTDKELERAKNQIRGALVLGQESMSSRMMRLGKTELYLGRIIPLEEIIGSIMSVSMADIIRVANEVFDDSTMSLAAIGPFN
- a CDS encoding polyribonucleotide nucleotidyltransferase, with the translated sequence MSEKVELEVGGSILSIETGDIARQASGSVLVKQGDSIVLGTATMSEEPREGVDFFPLVCDYEERKYAVGKIPGGFVKRGGRPSEKAVVTSRLIDRPLRPLFPEGMRNEVQIICMPLSYDPEHPTDVLAIIAASAALSISPIPFNGPIGAVRIGRIDGEFVVNPSLEQLEISDLNLVVAGTFDAVTTVDADANQVPEEEILAGVDIAHEHIKQIVGIQNELVRRIGQPKAEVPLFELDSELFQDVDTKVSEKVWQVIHELPAKKLGKAERADILDDLRAELIESLIADYPEREIEVAEAVDKIIKREFRSLIINERIRMDGRRPDEIRPISAQVGLLPRVHGSGLFTRGQTQVLTTVTLGSLDEAQIVDSLEEDGTKRYMHFYNFPPFSVGETRPLRGPGRREIGHGQLAEKALAPMIPSEEDFPYAILLTSEVLESSGSTSMASVCGSTLSLMDAGVPIKAPVAGVAMGLMTDGTNYVILSDIMDLEDFAGDMDFKVAGTATGVTALQMDTKISGIPREVLSAALEQARVGRLYILDKMLETISKPREELSPYAPRVLMIEIHPDKIGDVIGPGGKIIKKIEAETGASINIEQDGRVYITAVDKAGGERALKMIDDIARDVKVGETYPGKVTRITPFGAFVEILPGREGLLHISQIGPARIARVEDVLHVGDEVLVKVIEATPQGKISLTRKGVVQPGEGPKPERFVAPTLREPQKGREKDIRSDKGRSFLDDDEFPRAKFRPKR